The proteins below are encoded in one region of Salvelinus alpinus chromosome 27, SLU_Salpinus.1, whole genome shotgun sequence:
- the ppm1ab gene encoding protein phosphatase, Mg2+/Mn2+ dependent, 1Ab, whose protein sequence is MGAFLDKPKMEKFNAHGEGNGLRYGLSSMQGWRVEMEDTHTAVIGLPHGLNPWSFFAVYDGHAGSQVARYCCEHLLEHITSNPDFRGGGAGPGGGEEGRAILDRHGPEPSVESVKSGIRTGFLQIDEQMRAISERKHGADRSGSTAVGVMISPRHMYFINCGDSRALLSRGGRVHFFTLDHKPSNPLEKERIQNAGGSVMIQRVNGSLAVSRALGDFDYKCVHGKGPTEQLVSPEPEVYEIERSEAEDEFVVLACDGIWDVMANEELCDFVRLRLEVTEDLERVCNEIVDTCLYKGSRDNMSVVLVCFPGAPKISQEAVKRQAELDKYLQSRVEGGASKKK, encoded by the exons ATGGGGGCATTTTTGGACAAGCCAAAGATGGAGAAGTTCAATGCCCACGGAGAAGGAAATGGCCTACGCTATGGCCTGAGCAGCATGCAGGGCTGGCgggtagagatggaggatacaCACACGGCTGTCATTGGCCTGCCCCATGGCCTCAACCCCTGGTCCTTTTTTGCTGTGTATGACGGCCATGCTGGCTCTCAGGTGGCCCGCTACTGCTGCGAGCACTTGCTAGAGCACATCACCAGCAACCCAGATTTCAGGGGTGGGGGTGCAGGACCAGGAGGTGGAGAAGAGGGCAGGGCAATTCTGGATAGGCATGGACCAGAGCCATCTGTGGAGAGTGTGAAGAGTGGCATTCGCACTGGCTTCCTGCAGATTGATGAGCAGATGCGAGCTATCTCGGAGCGTAAGCATGGTGCGGACCGCAGCGGCTCTACTGCAGTGGGAGTCATGATCTCACCTCGCCACATGTACTTCATCAATTGTGGCGACTCACGGGCACTCCTCAGCAGGGGAGGCCGGGTCCATTTCTTTACGCTGGATCACAAGCCCAGCAATCCATTGGAAAAGGAGCGCATCCAGAATGCCGGTGGCTCTGTCATGATTCAACGTGTTAATGGATCGCTTGCTGTGTCTCGGGCCCTTGGTGACTTTGACTATAAATGTGTACATGGCAAGGGCCCCACAGAGCAGCTTGTGTCACCTGAGCCAGAGGTGTATGAGATTGAAAGATCTGAGGCGGAGGACGAGTTTGTTGTGTTGGCGTGTGATGGTATCTGGGACGTGATGGCCAATGAGGAGCTATGTGACTTTGTGCGTTTACGTCTAGAGGTGACAGAGGACTTGGAGAGAGTGTGCAATGAGATTGTTGACACATGTTTATACAAG GGAAGCCGGGACAACATGAGTGTGGTGCTGGTGTGTTTCCCTGGTGCTCCCAAGATCTCGCAAGAAGCTGTGAAGAGACAGGCAGAGCTGGATAAGTACCTGCAGAGCAGGGTAGAAGGTGGAGCCTCTAAAAAGAAATGA